The DNA window CGGTATTTTTTTGGTACATGGCTTCGGTGAAAAAAGCCATGTCATTGTCGATCTGCCAGACATGATTCAGGGTGGCACCGATATTGTCAAAATCCGGCTGAATGGCACGCTGAATCACATAGTCATAATTACAGGCTTCACCGCCCCACCGGGTATCGTCCCCACACCATTCTTCAGCGTAATAATTGCCGTCCACCACCATTTCTGTGTAGGAGGTGTAAGTCACATTCACCGGCCTGTCGCTATTGAATATCTCATTGCGCTTGGCAAAGTCGATCACCAAGGTAGTGTTACTGTTGTCGGATTGAAAACCGCCAACATAGGTAACGCCCACGCGGCTGGCATCATGATCACTGGTGTCATTGCCGTATTGGACCGAGACCTCATGACCCACAAAATCTTTCCGCAGAATGAAGTTGATAACCCCGGCAATAGCATCTGAACCATAGATGGACGATGCACCGTCCGTCAGCACATCAATTCGTTCAATGGCAGCCATGGGAATGGCATTGACGTTCACAAAAGAATCCGAGCCATTGGAGAAGGAGTCGACGGCAACGCGGCGACCATTGACCAGCACCAAAGTAGCGCTGGATCCCAAACCGCGCAAACTGACACCCGATGCCCCGGCCGGAGCCCCATCAGCCCCCCCGACACCGCCGGTTTCGGTAAAGGTACCGGCACTGGCGGCTTGGGGTAAATCTTTCAAAAACTCGGCAATGGTCTCATAGCCGCGTTTAACCAGCTCGTCCTTGTCAAAGGTTTGCAAAGGGTTGGCGCCCTCCATATCCACACCTTTGAGTCGTGAACCGGTTACCTGGATTTTTTCGAATTTGGACTCGGCCTCAGCGGCAGATGCCTCGGTAGCATTTGCCATGGCAAGTTGAACGGTCGAGAAGGCAAGGCCGGTGATGGCGCAGCCGAATACTGAAACTTTCATTAAGAAGCTCCCAAAGTAAGCAGATAAATTTATCATGCGCGCGCCAAGGCCACCGGACGTGGTCAATACGTGACACAGGAATGTGTGTTCCCGGTGCTGGTGCGCAGCAATGTTTAAAATTGATGTGGTGTGGGGAGCCTTTGGACAACAGCAGGACATCCCACCGAACACTCAAGGGTTCAGTGGTTTATTCGTCCCACCATTCGGACAGATACCATGTACGGTAATGGTATCTTTCAAGAGAAACAGATGCCGGAAACATATCCACCAATGTGAAATCAATGTTATTGACCGGTAAACAAGCTAGCCGGTATAGTAATGGCGAGTCAATACGTGACACACAATATTTTTTTCGAGTGTGTCCATGAAATTTATAAACTACATACTATTCAGTTCCTTGGTTGTATTAAGCAACCAGATGTCTGCAGCAGAGACCCCAGATCAGGTTCAGGCCCCCTTACCTCAATTACAACTGATGTTGGCAGGCGGCGGTCTGACGGTGTGCAGTTCAATGAACCAGGCGCACTGTAAACCCGGGACGGTATTTGCCCCATGGGCAAAAACCAGCCACCGCTATGAAATCTCGCATCAAAGCCTGGCTCGGCTTATTCAACAAGCCGCCATACGCGATCTTGAGGCCTCAACACGACAAGAATTATTATTGCGCTTATCAAGCCAGGCACCCACAGTGCTGTCTCAAAAGGCACTGCTTGAACTAATTGATGGTTTAACGGAGTCACTTGAGGATAAGGCTTATTATGCATTGCTTGATACCCTGGAGCAGCGTCAGCGCACCGAGTCCGGTGAACTGGTCCGTGAACAGGTACAACTAGATGCCGGTAGAGATAGCCATGGCAGCGATATTTTTCGGGACTTTGTAAGCCAGTCGGCCAAAAACAGTGGCCAAAAAACACCTCGCATAGCCGTAGTCACGGCTTCAGCAAGAGATCCTTTTGAAGCCGCCGAATTTTACGTGCAAACCCTCAGTCAGGCCGGAGCCGATGTCATATGGCTACCCATTGATGGCGCTTGGCAACAAGCTACACAAGCACGACGCTGCGACATACTCAATCTCCTTGGCTCACAGCACAATGGATACTTTGACCGGATGAGGGTTTATCCGAAACTGACTGAACAACAAACAGCAGTCTGTCACGAGCCTGGCTCGCTTTATTCTGAACTGGAGGCAATTGATGGTCTCTTCCTCTCCGGTGGCGATCAAACTTTAACCCTGGCGGCTTGGCTTAATGCTGATGGCACGCCCAGCCAGGCGCTGTCGATCCTGCGCAGCCGATTTAATGCCGGTAACCTTGTGGTCGGAGGAACAAGCGCAGGTACTGCCGTCATGGCCTCACGTGCCATGATAACCGGCGGCACCAGTATGGGAGCAATACGCTATGGTATTTCCTCACAAGCGCCTGTCAGCGAGCGCTGTGAAAGTCGGTCATGCCAGCACAAGTTTCCAGCCGAAACCTTGACCTTCCGCTCTGCAGGAGGATTGGGGTTATATCCGTTTGGAATAGTCGACACCCATTTCAGCGAACGTCAGCGACAACTCAGATTGGTACTGTTACAGGATGCCAGCCGTAGCGGACTGGCATTAGGTGTAGATGAAAACACAGCGCTTTGGCTGAGTAATGACGGCCACTATGGTGAAATCATCGGGGCTGCTGGAGTATGGTTTTCAGAGCCACAGGGAAAAGCCGGAACGATTTGGCAGCACAGGATCCACTACCTGCCGGCACAGAGCAAATTGCACCTGACCGAACTAAAGCTGATTGAGGTTGATGTGCCTGTCTGGACCTCCGGAAAGTGCCCAAATAGCGCAACCAATAGCACTGGTTGGTTGATATCTCCCAAGTACGAGTTGAATACAGATAAACATACGACCTGTGACAGCCGTGGCTATTACCGTTCGCTGCTGCTCAATACAAGCGGATGAATAGCGGCAGTGGTTTGGTTTTACCGGACCAGCTTAGGGGCTCTGGTTTTTAGGAATACTTGGCTTTCTGGATTCTGGGCCTTAACAACCTGCCTTGGTAATGATGACTCTGTGCCGAGGCGGCTATGCTGCAATTGGTTTTAATCGGGTACGCAGCAAGACTCATTAAACCGAGAACGCTCTAGACTGGCGGGGCTTTTCGTTTAATGGGCGGGAGAATGTCGCGTTAGCGATATGCTCACGGTTGAATAGCGTTCCGGACGGTTTCAGCATTCCCTACATCCATGATGGTCAGCGCGGGGCTTTACTAGAGCTGGGGCGGATTTATCCAGGGCCCATAACGAAAAAACCTCTGCAGTTCTTTTACAAGAATGCAGAGGCTTTCGTCTTAATGTTGGCAGAACGGATGAAATCAATGGTCCGGCATTACGGCGGGCGGCCAAAAGTGCGCAGCACTTTCAGGAGCGCTAAATACAAAAAGCCCCGCTGTTTCAGCGAGCACGCCCAGTGGAGGCTCTGTGTAAGTTGGCGGGCGAGAGTAGTTATTACTACATGCTCACGGCTGAATAGCGTTCCAGACGAATTCAGCATTCCCTATATCCATGCTGGTCAGCGCAGAGCTGGGGCAGATTTTTCCGCGACGTCATAACGAAAAAAGCCTCTGCATTGCTGCAGAGGCTTTCGTCTTTATGTTGGCGGAGCGGACGGGACTCGAACCCGCGACCCCCGGCGTGACAGGCCGGTATTCTAACCAACTGAACTACCGCTCCTTTGGGCTAGGCCCAAATTAGGCGTCTGGCGATGACCTACTCTCACATGGGGAGACCCCACACTACCATCGGCGCGATTGCGTTTCACTTCTGAGTTCGGAATGGGATCAGGTGGGACCACAATGCTATTGTCACCAGACATAAAATTGTATGGAACAAATTTTAAACGCGCTTTAGCGCGGCTCGTCAGGGTCAAATACAAGGATGTATTTGATAAATTCATTCCTGAATCTGGAAAGCTGCTGCTCTTACGAGCTTGAGTCTCGACTTCAATCAAGTACTGGATATTCTTCGTACGACCTCCAGGGAAGGAGGAAGTGCTGGAAAATGTCTGGAACATTTTCAGTAAAACCCATCTGGGTTGTATGGTTAAGCCTCTCGAGTCATTAGTATCAGTTAGCTCAACGCCTCACAACGCTTACACACCTGACCTATCAACGTCCTGGTCTCGAACGGCTCTTATGTGGACTCTAGGTCCAAGGGATGACTCATCTTGGGGCTCGCTTCCCGCTTAGATGCTTTCAGCGGTTATCGATTCCGAACGTAGCTACCGGGCAATGCCATTGGCATGACAACCCGAACACCAGCGGTTCGTTCACTCCGGTCCTCTCGTACTAGGAGCAACTCCCCTCAATCATCCAACGCCCACGGCAGATAGGGACCGAACTGTCTCACGACGTTCTGAACCCAGCTCGCGTACCACTTTAAATGGCGAACAGCCATACCCTTGGGACCGACTTCAGCCCCAGGATGTGATGAGCCGACATCGAGGTGCCAAACACCGCCGTCGATATGAACTCTTGGGCGGTATCAGCCTGTTATCCCCGGAGTACCTTTTATCCGTTGAGCGATGGCCCTTCCATTCAGAACCACCGGATCACTATGACCTACTTTCGTACCTGCTCGACGTGTCTGTCTCGCAGTTAAGCTGGCTTATGCCATTACACTAACCGTACGATGTCCGACCGTACTTAGCCAACCTTCGTGCTCCTCCGTTACTCTTTGGGAGGAGACCGCCCCAGTCAAACTACCCACCAGGCACTGTCCCTAACCCCGATTAGGGGCCCAGGTTAGAACATCAACACTACAAGGGTGGTATTTCAAGGACGACTCCACGAGAACTGGCGTTCCCGCTTCAAAGTCTCCCACCTATCCTACACATGTAGGGTCAATGTTCAGTGCCAAGCTATAGTAAAGGTTCACGGGGTCTTTCCGTCTAGCCGCGGGTATACGGCATCTTCACCGCAATTTCAACTTCACTGAGTCTCGGCTGGAGACAGCGTGGCCATCATTACGCCATTCGTGCAGGTCGGAACTTACCCGACAAGGAATTTCGCT is part of the Shewanella cyperi genome and encodes:
- a CDS encoding cyanophycinase translates to MKFINYILFSSLVVLSNQMSAAETPDQVQAPLPQLQLMLAGGGLTVCSSMNQAHCKPGTVFAPWAKTSHRYEISHQSLARLIQQAAIRDLEASTRQELLLRLSSQAPTVLSQKALLELIDGLTESLEDKAYYALLDTLEQRQRTESGELVREQVQLDAGRDSHGSDIFRDFVSQSAKNSGQKTPRIAVVTASARDPFEAAEFYVQTLSQAGADVIWLPIDGAWQQATQARRCDILNLLGSQHNGYFDRMRVYPKLTEQQTAVCHEPGSLYSELEAIDGLFLSGGDQTLTLAAWLNADGTPSQALSILRSRFNAGNLVVGGTSAGTAVMASRAMITGGTSMGAIRYGISSQAPVSERCESRSCQHKFPAETLTFRSAGGLGLYPFGIVDTHFSERQRQLRLVLLQDASRSGLALGVDENTALWLSNDGHYGEIIGAAGVWFSEPQGKAGTIWQHRIHYLPAQSKLHLTELKLIEVDVPVWTSGKCPNSATNSTGWLISPKYELNTDKHTTCDSRGYYRSLLLNTSG